The Drosophila innubila isolate TH190305 chromosome 3R unlocalized genomic scaffold, UK_Dinn_1.0 2_E_3R, whole genome shotgun sequence genome has a segment encoding these proteins:
- the LOC117791195 gene encoding chitinase-like protein PB1E7.04c produces MLSAELTSTALLNASYQRTNGLTKDEDCQSTSFEKCTSAAAEAADTSEAATSAAAVAMTKQLTTATATNAASSITQTANLAPTVISPTTTSTTTTIGAETAVDGAVIAAAETTETQARTQCVLLQAKTNDANGRSAALERAYVHDVYEHCEEPTRPVRPRVAQFLGSLEPGSVVCDVGCGSGRYLTQCNPAICTIGIDRCYRLSKAAHEKGGEVALCDNLELPFRDDSFDAVLSLAVVHHFATTERRVRALRELARILRIGGRVVITVWALEQRHRRFESQDVLIPWQPPKNRTHSNAYSDEDDDVDFLPPYHAYTEDSTNSSRSAGDGDSSSLSSSSPGESCYSFVRRAIQKLANGRRHAWFLDSWTSKETRNNNSLDYEDAKDLPIELRRLEDFEDFPDPPLSAGLKSRSLGSILHTPPRQIVRSRSSVPSLGGPLVPCETKASATAALLLSAPEAQLQLNGRQSPPSTSSAGSTLSRRPKLIKQKQSLCEDDINQHLDDPNGSPSNSTASFQMLSSYNSASGGVSSSLYTRTGCYASSYHQQASSTASPPTGAEENGGTAAPASLPSFLRKQSSLNEELMAENRLRDKERVRKRIQKQTSLNEAFLCRSALFSKRLQMIREGLTTKIKSSTGSLERVTKTGITKLIQNIKCSPPPQTQPPSPGSQQQQQQQQQQQQQQQSNNNNSKQQMASPATHTHPHQHHHHHHLTGNSGSLFPAHLLLSDASSGPVSYCSIVDCSAENICHCSAYQQDCAACADSEQAKARRHSRESGSDSSKDSSLQSDTSIESEDSFASVIFIPKPEQHQQQLNYQQQHQNSNSSSSNSSSSNGTAAQTALAVGATGAITTTATTTAATPGSHLARVPPTNSVPTSPLIMPCPPTPAHSPAAILGTVTSPPQSTAAVTAAMAIFTPAAKPARFSFDEAHIKEQREQQQPAAAATTTAATTAATTTETIATAATTTTTTTAHKITRQTIREMPPIPKFRKQQSLQLQRQSFPIVRRASGSGMAGSSSKLLSLELFNPATDDLDSDSSEPSSPDSIDSVISAPRSAQLISATSTGTGKSSDESDTALAQLISITQKQYHNGELHVNSSTPNANDIILNADSASLLPEKRESGQAQGQRPQDCNEFAEQLTAQLQRELDDKFNRAECRSLDGIGDIGEFLSGGRSSKKRSNGDLSALRDELRERRLMLANLSTQPSLQQSPNSSSTSSLSSQTRSFTIHEEQEGEEEEDEENERSYTLGIYEHCKLSKFKYKRNRHYNLNPETAYLLEEDGDSDVRDDEDHILEEDEDAEVLEARGGDQLGEGMHEYGQRRRNLSTIKSVTSSASSSTETVSTTSQTQHQEQSLQQRNSTESLEHSNSSNTSLDSPSQGGGATTHHRFYHVFREGELDALINHHVASLHIVSSYYERASWCIVAEKVQVWTI; encoded by the exons ATGAGGATTGCCAGTCAACGTCCTTTGAAAAGTgcacatcagcagcagcagaggcagcagacACAAGCGAAGcggcaacatcagcagcagcagtagcaatgACCAAACAattgacaacagcaactgcaacaaatgcAGCGTCAAGTATAACACAAACGGCCAACCTAGCGCCCACGGTAATATCGCCCACAACAACGagcacgacaacaacaataggtGCAGAAACAGCGGTAGATGGCGCTGTTATTGCGGCAGCGGAGACAACAGAAACACAGGCACGGACACAATGCGTTCTGTTGCAAGCAAAAACCAA TGATGCCAACGGCCGTTCAGCGGCATTGGAACGTGCCTACGTCCACGATGTCTACGAGCACTGCGAGGAGCCCACAAGACCAGTGCGTCCTAGAGTGGCACAATTCCTGGGCAGCCTGGAGCCAGGCTCAGTTGTCTGTGATGTGGGCTGCGGCAGTGGGCGTTACCTAACACAGTGTAATCCCGCTATATGCACCATTGGCATAGATCGTTGCTATCGGCTCAGCAAGGCAGCACATGAAAAGGGCGGTGAG GTGGCGCTGTGCGACAATCTGGAGCTGCCGTTTCGCGACGATAGCTTTGATGCAGTCCTCTCCTTGGCCGTAGTACATCACTTTGCCACCACAGAGAGACGTGTCCGGGCTCTCAGGGAATTGGCGCGTATTCTTCGGATTGGCGGCCGTGTTGTTATTACTGTGTGGGCGCTGGAGCAGCGCCATCGACGGTTTGAGTCGCAGGATGTGCTCATACCGTGGCAACCGCCCAAGAATCGCACCCACTCCAACGCGTACTCCGATGAGGACGATGATGTTGACTTCTTGCCGCCGTATCACGCCTACACGGAGGATTCAACAAACTCAAGTCGGTCTGCGGGCGATGGCGACAGTTCCAGTCTGAGCTCATCCTCACCGGGCGAGTCCTGCTATAGTTTTGTGCGTCGTGCCATTCAA AAACTTGCTAACGGTCGCCGACATGCTTGGTTCCTGGACTCCTGGACATCGAAGGAGACTAGAAACAATAATAGTCTGGACTATGAGGATGCCAAGGATCTGCCCATAGAGCTACGTCGCCTTGAAGATTTTGAAGACTTTCCCGATCCGCCGCTCTCAGCTGGCCTCAAATCTCGCAGTCTTGGCAGCATTCTTCACACACCCCCTCGTCAAATAGTGCGCTCTCGCTCGAGTGTGCCGAGCCTTGGGGGTCCCCTGGTGCCTTGCGAGACTAAGGCCAGCGCGACAGCTGCTCTGCTTCTCAGTGCTCCCGAGGCGCAATTGCAGCTCAATGGACGCCAGTCACCTCCGAGTACGTCCAGTGCGGGCAGCACGCTCAGCCGTCGTCCGAAGCTCATCAAGCAGAAGCAGTCGCTCTGTGAGGACGACATTAACCAACACCTGGACGATCCAAACGGCTCCCCCTCAAATTCCACTGCCTCCTTTCAAATGCtcagcagctacaacagcGCCAGCGGCGGCGTCAGCAGTAGCCTCTACACGCGCACCGGTTGCTATGCGTCCAGTTATCATCAGCAAGCCTCTTCGACGGCCTCTCCTCCGACTGGAGCTGAAGAAAATGGGGGTACTGCTGCTCCTGCTAGTTTGCCCAGTTTTCTGCGAAAGCAGAGTTCCCTCAATGAGGAGCTGATGGCCGAAAATCGACTGAGGGATAAGGAGCGCGTACGCAAACGTATTCAGAAGCAGACCTCACTCAATGAGGCCTTTCTCTGCCGCTCGGCATTGTTCTCCAAGCGGCTGCAAATGATACGCGAAGGGCTCACCACCAAAATTAAAAGCTCCACCGGCAGTCTGGAGCGTGTGACCAAGACGGGCATCACAAAGCTCATACAGAATATCAAATGCTCCCCTCCGCCGCAAACACAACCCCCCAGCCCCGgcagtcagcagcagcagcaacaacaacaacagcagcagcagcagcagcagtcgaacaacaacaacagtaagcAACAGATGGCATCCCCAGCAACGCACACACATCCGCATCagcatcaccatcatcatcatctgacGGGCAACTCTGGCAGCCTGTTTCCAGCGCATCTGCTGCTGTCCGACGCTTCGAGTGGTCCAGTGAGCTACTGCAGCATCGTGGACTGCAGTGCAGAGAACATTTGCCACTGCAGCGCCTATCAGCAGGACTGCGCCGCCTGTGCGGATAGCGAGCAGGCGAAGGCACGTCGGCATTCGCGGGAGTCCGGCTCAGACTCCTCCAAGGACAGCAGCCTGCAATCGGACACGAGCATTGAGTCAGAGGATAGCTTCGCTTCGGTCATATTTATACCCAAACCggagcagcatcagcagcagctcaactatcagcaacagcatcagaaCTCCAATTCCAGTTCCAGTAACTCCAGTTCCAGCAATGGAACTGCCGCCCAGACAGCACTTGCCGTCGGTGCAACAggggcaataacaacaacagcaaccacaacagctgCCACACCCGGCAGCCATTTAGCACGTGTGCCTCCCACGAACTCAGTGCCAACCTCACCGCTAATAATGCCCTGTCCCCCGACACCCGCTCACTCGCCAGCGGCCATTCTGGGCACGGTCACATCGCCTCCACAGTCCACGGCAGCTGTGACGGCGGCAATGGCCATTTTTACGCCAGCTGCAAAGCCAGCGCGTTTCAGCTTTGATGAGGCTCACATCAAGGAGCAGcgggagcaacaacagccagcagcagcagcaacaacaacagctgcaacaactgcagcaacaacaacagaaacaatagcaacagcagcaactacaactacaactacaaccgCACACAAGATAACGCGACAAACGATCCGGGAGATGCCACCCATACCCAAGTTCCGGAAGCAACAgtcgctgcagctgcaacgccAGAGTTTTCCCATTGTGCGACGAGCGTCGGGATCTGGCATGGCGGGCAGCAGCTCCAAGCTGCTATCCCTGGAACTGTTCAATCCGGCCACCGATGATCTGGATAGCGACTCTAGTGAGCCCTCATCACCGGACTCTATTGACAGTGTGATCAGCGCTCCACGCTCGGCACAGCTTATATCGGCGACCAGCACCGGAACAGGCAAATCCAGCGATGAATCTGACACGGCGCTGGCCCAGCTCATAAGTATCACTCAGAAGCAGTACCACAACGGCGAGCTGCATGTCAACAGTTCCACGCCCAATGCCAATGATATTATACTTAATGCGGACAGTGCTTCGTTGCTGCCGGAGAAGCGTGAGTCTGGCCAGGCACAGGGTCAACGACCGCAGGACTGCAACGAGTTTGCCGAGCAACTGACCGCACAACTTCAGCGTGAACTGGATGACAAGTTTAATCGCGCCGAATGCCGAAGTCTGGATGGGATTGGTGACATTGGCGAGTTTCTGAGTGGCGGTCGCAGCTCCAAGAAACGTTCCAATGGCGATTTAAGTGCATTGCGTGATGAGCTGCGCGAGCGTCGTCTAATGCTGGCCAATCTATCCACTCAACCGAGTTTGCAGCAGTCGCCCAATTCATCGTCCACTTCATCGCTGTCCTCGCAAACGAGAAGCTTCACCATACATGAGGAGCAGGAGggtgaggaggaggaggatgaggaaAATGAACGCAGCTACACGCTTGGCATCTATGAGCACTGCAAGCTCtcgaaattcaaatacaaGCGCAATCGCCACTATAATCTCAACCCGGAGACGGCCTATCTCCTAGAGGAAGATGGTGACAGCGATGTGCGGGATGATGAAGACC aCATACTTGAGGAAGATGAAGATGCCGAGGTGCTGGAAGCACGTGGCGGCGATCAACTAGGCGAGGGAATGCACGAATACGGACAACGAAGGCGTAACCTTAGCACCATCAAGTCGGTGACATCCAGTGCCTCTAGCTCCACAGAAACTGTGTCGACAACATCGCAAACACAACATCAAGAGCAGTCACTGCAGCAGCGCAACTCCACCGAGTCCCTGGAGCACTCGAATAGCTCAAACACCTCGCTGGATAGTCCCTCTCAGGGTGGTGGCGCCACCACGCATCATCGGTTTTATCACGTGTTCCGTGAGGGTGAACTGGATGCGTTGATTAATCATCATGTGGCAAGTCTGCATATCGTTAGCTCCTACTATGAGCGAGCCAGCTGGTGTATTGTGGCCGAGAAGGTGCAGGTGTGGACGATCTAA